From Gemmatimonadaceae bacterium, a single genomic window includes:
- the pal gene encoding peptidoglycan-associated lipoprotein Pal: protein MRIQRLAVASIVLTLVSSVEAAAQKLGTTEVGVFGQFTRADEAWQTDDGFGLGGRLGVFLNRRWELEGTFSSSTFDNKAARGTGTSSVQTFNGQLNFNLPFGLGGQTHDLILEGGVGGQRFASHTDFSAPYGGGLRIRFSNAIALRLDAIVEYVENPTAATFGFPPVLGRNSAAARSTNLELRGGLSFLLGSSKAPPPPPPAPVAQPQREVPPPRTEPVAPPARVAPAPGPNTDSISAVNRAREALLAPVYFDFDHSELRPDQRAVLDAKLPVMKANPGVRIRIEGNADERGSDEYNLALGMRRAQATRKYLIDNGIDAARIDVASNGEEKPVCQGHDEDCWKQNRRDEFLIVAGGSSLVAPR from the coding sequence ATGCGCATACAGCGTTTGGCTGTCGCGAGCATCGTTCTCACGCTCGTGAGCTCGGTCGAGGCCGCCGCGCAAAAGCTCGGCACGACCGAAGTAGGCGTCTTCGGGCAGTTCACGCGCGCCGACGAAGCGTGGCAGACCGACGACGGATTTGGACTGGGCGGAAGACTCGGAGTCTTCCTGAACCGGCGGTGGGAGCTCGAGGGGACGTTCTCCTCGTCGACGTTCGACAACAAGGCGGCGCGCGGCACCGGAACGAGCAGCGTTCAGACCTTCAACGGGCAGCTCAACTTCAATCTCCCGTTCGGGCTCGGCGGACAGACGCACGACCTCATTCTCGAGGGAGGCGTCGGCGGCCAGCGGTTCGCCAGCCACACCGACTTCTCGGCGCCATATGGCGGCGGGCTTCGCATTCGCTTCAGCAACGCGATCGCGCTTCGGCTCGACGCCATCGTCGAGTATGTCGAGAATCCGACGGCGGCAACCTTCGGATTTCCGCCTGTTCTCGGCAGAAACTCCGCGGCAGCTCGCTCGACGAATCTGGAACTGAGAGGCGGACTGAGTTTCTTGCTCGGCAGCTCCAAGGCCCCGCCACCACCACCTCCGGCACCGGTGGCGCAGCCGCAGCGCGAGGTCCCGCCGCCGCGGACTGAACCCGTCGCTCCGCCCGCTCGCGTCGCGCCGGCGCCGGGTCCAAACACCGACTCGATCAGCGCGGTGAACCGCGCTCGAGAAGCGCTGCTCGCGCCGGTGTATTTCGACTTCGACCACTCGGAGTTGCGTCCGGATCAGCGAGCAGTGCTCGATGCCAAGCTCCCCGTCATGAAAGCGAACCCGGGCGTGCGCATTCGCATTGAAGGGAACGCCGACGAGCGCGGATCCGATGAATACAACCTCGCGCTCGGTATGCGCCGCGCGCAGGCGACGCGGAAATATCTGATCGACAACGGAATCGACGCGGCACGGATCGACGTCGCCAGCAACGGCGAAGAAAAGCCCGTCTGTCAGGGACACGACGAGGATTGCTGGAAACAGAATCGGCGAGACGAGTTCCTGATCGTGGCGGGCGGAAGCTCGTTGGTGGCACCGAGGTAA
- a CDS encoding PadR family transcriptional regulator has protein sequence MSSSRPRVRDPQELLPLKPIELLVLTMLSAGERHGYGLRQDIVDHTEGRVALEAGNLYRHIRKLQSDGLVDETEPRPAGRGDDERRIYYRLLPFGREVLAAEVERLRALMRIVDSKRVSPRRA, from the coding sequence GTGAGTTCGTCGCGCCCGCGCGTCCGCGATCCGCAAGAGCTCCTGCCCCTCAAGCCGATCGAGTTGCTCGTGCTCACCATGTTGAGCGCCGGCGAACGGCACGGCTACGGACTTCGGCAGGACATCGTCGACCACACCGAGGGTCGCGTCGCGCTCGAGGCGGGCAACCTGTATCGGCACATCCGCAAGTTGCAGAGCGACGGTCTCGTCGACGAGACCGAGCCCCGTCCCGCGGGGCGCGGCGACGACGAGCGCCGGATCTACTACCGTCTCCTTCCGTTCGGCCGAGAGGTGCTGGCCGCCGAAGTCGAACGTCTGCGCGCGCTGATGCGCATCGTCGATTCCAAACGTGTGTCCCCGAGGCGGGCGTGA
- a CDS encoding CHRD domain-containing protein, producing MPKRILAVLTLSTFAIVIACGSDNTTTPPKSTVVHFQVTLSPSGEPPGLLGNPTGTGTFTATLDTATNVFTYTGSFSGLTSNVNNGHIHGPFTPGGTATTANVILNFNTLPGATFVGFGTANSGSVSGTATLNASTQISTTVNGDSLKKLLLAGKTYVNIHTVTNPGGEIRAQLIPQ from the coding sequence GTGCCAAAACGAATTCTCGCAGTTCTGACGCTCTCGACGTTCGCGATTGTCATCGCGTGCGGGAGCGACAACACGACTACACCACCGAAGTCGACGGTAGTTCATTTCCAGGTAACACTCTCGCCGTCGGGCGAGCCGCCTGGGCTTTTGGGCAATCCGACAGGAACCGGTACGTTCACCGCCACGCTCGACACGGCGACGAACGTGTTCACTTACACGGGGAGCTTCAGCGGCCTCACGTCGAACGTGAACAACGGCCACATTCACGGCCCCTTCACGCCCGGCGGCACCGCGACGACCGCCAACGTGATTCTCAACTTCAACACGCTGCCCGGGGCGACGTTCGTCGGTTTCGGCACGGCGAACAGCGGTTCGGTGTCAGGCACCGCGACGCTGAACGCGTCGACACAGATTTCGACGACAGTCAACGGCGATTCTTTGAAAAAGCTGCTGCTCGCCGGGAAAACCTATGTCAACATCCACACGGTCACGAACCCCGGCGGCGAAATTCGCGCGCAGCTGATTCCCCAATAA
- a CDS encoding amidohydrolase family protein, translating to MPNRISPSSSTRPVSFVTTALLAACAMAALPATVLAQRVANRELSAPNAYAITNARIVPGNGPTIDRGTIVLRNGLIAAVGPAVQAPADARVIDGSGLTVYPGIIDANSSLGLGGGAAVVADAGRGGRGGGGGRGAAPAQQGAPVGAPNSLHPIGLQPELAVVDLLHADEEALAGPQSAGITAALTAPPTGIFRGESAVILLAGSTAQAMLIKAPVAEHIGFTPSRGGGYPNSLMGVFSALRQTLLDAQHYAAEQAAYAKNPRGMRRPEPDPSLEALQPVLQRQIPVVMEASSQREIERALDLAKEFNLRPIIAGGEEADLVAARLKAENVPVLLSLNFPRRPQASADADPEPLRTLRARVEAPKLAAKLQAAGVKFAFEDGGLTTWSDYLGNAGRAVENGLTSDQAVRALTLAPAEILGVTDRLGSIETGKVANLTVTRGDLFTGRVAHVFIDGTPLEPRAPANAAASLAAGTWTITITTDEGEKPVTLTLQQVGEQLRGTIQGSLGSSQISNGSIGPAGDVQFSASLTMGSGTEEGRFIGTIEGNLMRGTVAVVGHPQSTFVGTKPDAGQGGGRRGRPPVE from the coding sequence ATGCCGAATCGCATTTCGCCCTCTTCCTCTACCCGTCCGGTTTCGTTCGTCACGACCGCGCTGCTCGCCGCGTGCGCGATGGCAGCGCTGCCGGCCACGGTGCTGGCGCAGCGCGTCGCGAATCGTGAGCTGAGCGCTCCGAACGCGTACGCGATCACGAACGCGCGCATCGTCCCCGGAAACGGTCCGACGATCGACCGCGGAACGATCGTCCTGCGCAACGGCCTGATCGCGGCCGTCGGCCCGGCCGTGCAAGCGCCGGCCGACGCGCGGGTCATCGATGGCAGCGGCCTTACCGTCTACCCCGGCATCATCGACGCCAACAGCAGCCTCGGACTCGGCGGCGGCGCGGCCGTCGTCGCCGATGCCGGCCGCGGTGGTCGCGGCGGCGGAGGAGGCCGCGGAGCGGCGCCGGCGCAGCAGGGGGCGCCGGTTGGCGCCCCAAACTCGCTGCACCCGATCGGACTTCAGCCGGAACTCGCGGTGGTCGATCTTCTGCACGCCGACGAAGAGGCGCTCGCCGGTCCGCAGAGCGCCGGGATCACGGCCGCGCTCACCGCCCCGCCCACGGGAATCTTCCGCGGTGAATCGGCCGTGATCCTCCTCGCCGGCTCGACGGCGCAGGCGATGCTGATCAAAGCGCCCGTCGCGGAGCACATCGGCTTCACGCCGTCGCGCGGTGGCGGCTATCCAAATTCTCTCATGGGCGTGTTTTCGGCGCTGCGACAGACGCTGCTCGACGCGCAGCACTACGCCGCTGAACAGGCCGCGTACGCCAAGAATCCGCGTGGCATGCGCCGCCCCGAGCCCGACCCGTCGCTCGAGGCGCTGCAGCCCGTGTTGCAGCGGCAGATCCCCGTGGTGATGGAAGCGTCGTCGCAGCGCGAGATCGAACGCGCGCTGGACCTCGCGAAAGAGTTCAATCTCCGCCCGATCATCGCGGGCGGCGAAGAGGCCGATCTGGTCGCGGCGCGGCTCAAGGCGGAGAACGTGCCGGTGCTTCTGTCGCTCAACTTCCCGCGCCGCCCGCAGGCGTCGGCCGACGCCGACCCCGAGCCGCTGCGCACGCTGCGCGCGCGCGTCGAAGCGCCCAAGCTCGCCGCGAAGCTGCAGGCGGCCGGCGTGAAGTTCGCGTTCGAGGACGGCGGGCTGACGACGTGGTCCGACTACCTCGGCAACGCGGGCCGCGCGGTCGAGAACGGCCTCACCTCCGATCAGGCGGTTCGCGCGCTGACGCTGGCGCCCGCCGAAATTCTCGGCGTGACCGACCGGCTCGGCTCGATCGAAACCGGCAAGGTCGCGAACCTCACCGTGACGCGCGGCGACCTATTCACGGGCCGCGTGGCGCACGTCTTCATCGACGGCACGCCGCTCGAGCCGCGCGCGCCGGCCAACGCGGCCGCGTCGCTCGCCGCCGGCACGTGGACGATCACGATCACGACGGACGAGGGCGAGAAGCCGGTGACGCTCACGCTGCAGCAGGTCGGCGAGCAACTGCGCGGCACGATCCAGGGCTCGCTCGGCAGTTCACAGATTTCTAACGGGTCGATCGGGCCGGCGGGCGACGTGCAGTTCTCGGCATCGCTGACGATGGGCTCCGGGACGGAGGAAGGACGGTTCATCGGCACGATCGAGGGCAACCTGATGCGCGGCACCGTCGCCGTCGTCGGACATCCGCAGTCGACGTTCGTGGGCACCAAGCCCGACGCCGGCCAGGGCGGTGGCCGCCGCGGAAGGCCGCCGGTCGAATGA
- a CDS encoding L,D-transpeptidase → MSRTLQIRWIATLSAAILLVIPSLATAQGGRHPRSDAAKRMWHPSKDSVASVDDDDESVTLHFNSREDSLSWLRARNLAHKANGLRLVVSLQERHLWAIAGRDTLLSAPVAVAKGTTLEYGSKSWRFTTPRGMRTVLSKDADPIWQPPEWLYAETAVENGLRLRRLNYGEKVHLDDGRVLTIVNGSAGLIDTDGAFGELPTDEHIVFGDYLYIPPMGSKNRKVEGELGKYKLSLGDGYLLHGTPDKQSIGMAATHGCIRLRDEDIEWLYDNVPVGTKVYIY, encoded by the coding sequence ATGAGCAGGACATTGCAGATACGATGGATCGCAACGCTCTCAGCGGCGATCCTCCTTGTCATTCCGTCCCTCGCCACGGCCCAAGGCGGCCGGCATCCACGTTCGGACGCCGCCAAGCGCATGTGGCATCCATCGAAAGACTCGGTCGCCTCGGTCGACGACGACGACGAGTCCGTAACCCTCCACTTCAACTCGCGCGAAGACAGCCTTTCCTGGCTGCGCGCCAGGAACCTCGCGCACAAGGCGAACGGACTGCGGCTCGTCGTTTCACTCCAGGAACGGCACCTCTGGGCGATCGCCGGACGCGACACGCTGCTCAGCGCCCCGGTCGCCGTGGCCAAGGGCACGACGCTCGAGTACGGCAGCAAATCGTGGCGCTTCACGACGCCCCGCGGCATGCGCACCGTGCTATCGAAGGACGCCGATCCGATCTGGCAGCCGCCGGAGTGGCTCTACGCCGAGACGGCGGTGGAGAACGGTCTCAGGCTGCGGCGCTTGAACTACGGCGAGAAAGTCCACCTCGACGACGGCCGCGTCCTGACGATCGTCAACGGCTCTGCTGGCCTCATTGACACCGACGGCGCGTTCGGCGAGCTCCCGACCGATGAGCACATCGTCTTCGGCGACTATCTCTACATCCCGCCGATGGGCTCGAAGAACCGCAAGGTCGAGGGCGAGCTCGGGAAGTACAAGCTGAGCCTCGGCGACGGCTACCTGCTGCACGGCACCCCGGACAAGCAGTCGATCGGCATGGCCGCGACCCACGGGTGCATTCGTCTCCGTGACGAAGACATCGAGTGGCTGTACGATAACGTCCCGGTGGGGACGAAGGTGTACATCTACTGA
- a CDS encoding amidohydrolase family protein has product MSRLSIAILFAAATGGAAGAQQAQPATVAKPTLIKNATVLTVTKGKLENTDLLLQNGKIAQIGKNLSAPAGATVIDATGKYVMPGIIDPHSHTMIDAVNEGSLSVTSMVRVRDVLNPTDINIYRQLAGGVTTINVLHGSANTIGGQNAVVKLKWGRDVPEMLFPGAMPGIKFALGENVTQKNGQTAAQAQGRALRYPATRMGQEEVLRDAFTRARDYKASWDDYNAKVKAGDKTAVAPERDLELEPLVEVLEGKRFVHAHSYRADEMLMLLNVAKEFGFTVKTLQHGLEGYKIASEIAQAGTGLSTFADEWSYKVEAYDAIPYNTAILMHHGVVATVNSDSDERARRLNIDAAKMMRYGGLTEDEALKTITYNGAVQLGVQNRVGSIEIGKDADVVIWSGDPLSVYSSAETTFIDGEVFFDVKKDAAMRDQMAKERAALEAADRGRRPVIP; this is encoded by the coding sequence ATGTCCAGACTATCGATCGCCATACTCTTCGCCGCGGCGACGGGGGGGGCGGCCGGCGCGCAGCAGGCGCAGCCCGCGACCGTCGCCAAGCCGACACTCATCAAGAACGCGACGGTCCTCACCGTCACCAAAGGAAAGCTCGAGAACACCGACCTGTTGTTGCAGAACGGCAAGATCGCGCAGATCGGCAAGAATCTCTCGGCGCCGGCTGGCGCGACGGTCATCGACGCGACGGGCAAGTACGTGATGCCCGGCATCATCGACCCGCACTCGCACACGATGATCGACGCGGTGAACGAGGGCTCGCTCTCGGTGACGTCGATGGTGCGCGTTCGCGACGTCCTCAACCCGACGGACATCAACATCTACCGCCAGCTCGCCGGCGGCGTGACGACGATCAACGTGCTGCACGGCTCGGCGAACACGATCGGCGGACAGAACGCGGTCGTGAAGCTCAAGTGGGGCCGCGACGTCCCCGAGATGCTGTTCCCCGGCGCGATGCCCGGAATCAAGTTCGCGCTCGGCGAGAACGTGACGCAGAAGAACGGGCAGACGGCGGCGCAGGCGCAGGGGCGGGCGCTGCGATACCCGGCGACGCGCATGGGCCAGGAAGAAGTGCTGCGCGACGCGTTCACGCGCGCCCGCGACTACAAGGCGTCGTGGGACGACTACAACGCGAAGGTGAAGGCCGGCGACAAGACCGCGGTGGCGCCGGAGCGCGACCTGGAGCTCGAGCCGCTCGTCGAGGTGCTCGAGGGCAAGCGCTTCGTGCACGCGCACTCCTACCGCGCCGACGAAATGTTGATGCTGCTGAACGTCGCCAAGGAGTTCGGCTTCACGGTCAAGACACTTCAGCATGGGTTGGAAGGCTATAAAATCGCATCGGAGATCGCGCAGGCCGGAACGGGCCTGTCGACCTTCGCCGACGAGTGGTCGTACAAAGTCGAGGCGTACGACGCGATCCCGTACAACACGGCGATCCTCATGCACCACGGCGTCGTGGCGACGGTGAACTCCGACTCGGACGAGCGGGCGCGCCGGCTCAACATCGACGCGGCGAAGATGATGCGCTACGGCGGGCTGACCGAGGACGAAGCGCTCAAGACGATCACCTACAACGGCGCGGTGCAGCTGGGCGTCCAGAACCGCGTGGGGTCGATCGAAATCGGCAAGGACGCCGACGTCGTGATCTGGTCCGGCGATCCGCTGAGCGTGTACTCGTCCGCCGAAACGACGTTCATCGACGGCGAAGTGTTCTTCGACGTCAAGAAGGACGCCGCGATGCGCGATCAGATGGCGAAAGAGCGCGCGGCACTCGAGGCTGCCGATCGCGGCCGCCGTCCCGTGATTCCTTGA
- a CDS encoding amidohydrolase family protein, with translation MTDRIGGRARCMALAALAAAALPAAAHAQLGSFNPNPGPQGTFAIRGGTVVTVSGADIPNGTVVISGGKITAVGANVQVPANAQVINATGLMVYPGMIETGSSIGLSEIGQGAVATVDIAEVGSFNPNAQAFYGIDPHSAHIGVARVVGITTVVSRPTGGILSGQAALMNLAGDTPPKMAVIPKLALVIELPRSGFGGRGFARAAALQQGTPADANRVRQAQMDSLRKLLHDADAYDKAQAAYAKDKSIPRPAHDVVLESMVPALRGQMPVIFPADRANDIRDAVNFAEEMHVKPIIMGGEQAPAVAAFLKQHNVPVIITAVMHLPSREDDPYDVNYSIPAKLAAAGVTFAISTGDKGSEVRTLPYNAGMAAAHGLSKADALKSVTLWPAQIFGVGDRMGSIEVGKMANIVVTTGDMLEAKTDTKYLFIDGRNVPLDTKHTQLNAQFKDRP, from the coding sequence ATGACAGATAGAATCGGCGGTCGCGCGCGCTGCATGGCGCTCGCCGCTCTCGCGGCAGCGGCGCTGCCGGCCGCCGCCCACGCCCAGCTCGGATCGTTCAATCCGAATCCGGGGCCACAGGGCACGTTCGCGATTCGCGGTGGGACCGTCGTCACCGTGAGCGGCGCCGACATTCCGAACGGCACCGTCGTCATCAGCGGCGGCAAGATCACCGCGGTCGGGGCGAACGTGCAGGTGCCCGCCAACGCGCAGGTGATCAACGCGACGGGGTTGATGGTCTACCCCGGGATGATCGAGACCGGCTCGAGCATCGGCTTGTCCGAGATCGGCCAGGGCGCGGTCGCGACGGTCGACATCGCCGAGGTTGGGTCGTTCAACCCGAACGCGCAGGCGTTCTACGGCATCGATCCGCACAGCGCGCACATCGGCGTGGCGCGCGTCGTCGGCATCACGACGGTCGTGTCTCGTCCGACGGGCGGCATTCTGTCGGGGCAAGCGGCGCTGATGAATCTCGCCGGCGACACGCCGCCGAAGATGGCCGTCATCCCGAAGCTCGCGCTCGTCATCGAGCTTCCGCGCTCCGGATTCGGCGGACGAGGATTCGCCCGTGCCGCGGCATTGCAGCAGGGCACGCCGGCCGACGCGAACCGCGTTCGTCAGGCGCAGATGGACTCACTCCGCAAGCTCCTGCACGACGCCGACGCGTACGACAAGGCGCAGGCCGCGTACGCCAAGGACAAGTCGATTCCGCGTCCGGCGCACGACGTCGTGCTCGAGTCGATGGTGCCCGCGCTGCGCGGTCAGATGCCCGTGATCTTCCCCGCCGATCGCGCGAACGACATTCGCGACGCGGTGAACTTCGCCGAAGAGATGCACGTGAAGCCGATCATCATGGGCGGCGAGCAGGCGCCGGCCGTGGCGGCGTTCCTCAAGCAGCACAACGTCCCGGTCATCATCACGGCGGTGATGCACCTTCCGTCGCGCGAGGACGATCCGTACGACGTGAACTACAGCATCCCGGCGAAGCTCGCCGCCGCCGGCGTCACGTTCGCCATCTCGACCGGCGACAAGGGCTCCGAGGTTCGCACGCTGCCGTACAACGCCGGCATGGCCGCGGCGCACGGCCTGTCCAAGGCGGACGCGCTCAAGTCGGTGACGCTCTGGCCCGCGCAGATCTTCGGCGTCGGCGACCGCATGGGCTCGATCGAGGTCGGGAAGATGGCCAACATCGTGGTCACCACCGGCGACATGCTCGAGGCCAAGACCGACACGAAGTACCTGTTCATCGACGGCCGCAACGTGCCGCTGGACACGAAGCACACGCAGTTGAATGCGCAGTTCAAGGATCGGCCGTGA